CTATGGGACATTATTTGTATTTCTAAGTAAAGTTTTGAATAATAACTGCTATAATTTTACATTTTGATGTTTGATTTTTAATTTATTTTATGGTATTCCAGAAAAGTGGAAGTTAATTTTGCAAAAATCATAAGCCTCGCGCTACAAATCTTTTTATTATTCGTGTTCATTCGTAGTTATATATTCCCTCTGTGTTCTCTGTGACTCTGTGGCTATATCCCTGAACGGTTACCATTTTTTGCTTCGCAACATTTTGCTTACGCAACATACTTTGTATTCTCGCTTTGCTCGAATTCGGATGTTACCTTCACTTTTGCCCATTATTACATTTATGAGGCTTTTTAGTGAATTTAAAAGAGGGAAGGTTTATACTAAAAAATGTACACAATGTGATTATCGAGTTGCCTATGCGGGGATATATACAGAATACCTGGTAAACTATGAAGATTATGAATTTCTTCCTGTAAAAATAAAAAGTCAGGGACAATAAATTGTTGACAATATTATTAAAAGGGGTTAAAATGGGAGGAGTCTTAACATTATACTTTTCTTCTAAATGCAATAATAACTGTATCTCTTGTGTAAATGAAGATATACCCTTTGAAATATCTTTATCTAAAATCAAGAAATATATTATGGTATGGAGATAGCGAAATTGAACCTGTAAAGATTAGGAGGTAATGAATTAATGATAGTAGCAAAGGATATTTCTAAGAGTTTTAAAATACCTTTGAAAAAGGAAGGATTATTTGGTGCTATTTTAGGCTTATTCTCCAGAAAATATATTCTTAAGGAAGCAATAAAATCAATCAGTTTTTCTATAGAGCAGGGTCAGATAGTAGGAATAATAGGACCAAATGGTGCTGGAAAATCAACACTTATTAAAATGTTGTCGGGCATTTTAATTCCAGATAAAGGTGAGATTAAAAGCATGGGTTTTATTCCCTACAAGGAGAGAAGAAGATATACCCAAAATATTGGTGTAGTCTTTGGACAACGGAGTCAATTATGGTGGGACCTGCCTGTGTGTGAATCCTACACACTTCTACAGAAAATATACCGTATTGACACTCATACTTTCAATACAAGATTAGAAGAACTTTCAGAATTGTTGGAAGTCAAGAAATTACTTTACCAACCGGTAAGAACTCTAAGCCTGGGAGAAAAGATGCGATGCGAAATAATAGCTTCACTCCTCCATAAACCCCGGGTGCTATTTTTAGATGAACCTACTATTGGACTGGATATAATAGCTAAAACAAAAATAAGGGATTTTATAAAAGAATGGAATAGAAAAAGCGATTGTATAGTCATCTTGACTACTCATGACTTATCTGATGTCCAGGATATATGCAGGAGGATAATTATTATTGATGAGGGTAATATTGTCTTTGATGGCAATCTGGATACAGTAGTTAAAAGATTTAGTAATTTTAGAAGATTAATTGTAAATTTTTCACAAGATAATGTGAGTATAGAGAAGATATATCAATCCTTTGGTGGTGATAAAAAAATCTCAATTAAAGAATTAGAAATAACCGAAGAAGATAATAATTTTCTAATTAAATTTTCTGATGCCAATAATTCAATAATCTCATTGATAGATAATCTCTTTAACAATTTCTCTGTCTGTGATGTAAAGATTCAACAACCTTCAATTGAAACAGTCATAAGGCTAATATATGAGAAAAAGGTGGATCTAAATTCATGATGGATGTATATGTAGAATTTGCAAAAAAATCTTTTCAAAGACTATTGGCTTACCGGATGAGTATGGTCTTCAGGTTATGTGGTTTTTTGGTCTCGCTATTCGTAGTTTATTACCTTTGGAAAGCAATATTTACTACTTCTTCTGTTATTGAAGGATATTCATTCAAAATGATGATCACATACTTGATTTTATCTTTTGCTATTAATGCACTTTATGACTTACCTGCTGAACATGAATTGGCAGATAAGATTATTCAAGGTGAAATAGCAATGGATTTAACTAAACCAATTGACCTACAAAGAATATTCTTTGCACAAAGTGTTGGTATAAGCATTAATCAACTAATTACCTATAATATTGCCTTCTTAATTGTTACTGCCTTTCTTTTTAAAATTGAACCTCCTTGTTCTATGATAGGATTTGTTTTCTTTATTATAAGCCTCCTGGTAGGATTTATAATTATGACCGCCATAGGATTTATAACAGGAACTATATGTTTTTGGACAAGGGATGCCTGGGGCATATTTTTTGTAAAGACTGCCCTGCTAATATTCTTCTCTGGAGCTCTTATACCTTTACATTTCCTTCCCAAATGGTTGGAGAATATAGCTATGATTCTACCATTTCATGGAATTATATATACTCCTATCTCTATATATCTGGGAACAATATCTGATTACGGGGTTATAAATCTTTTATTAAATCAGACCATTGGTGCTATTTTATTAATTTCCCTTGGTAAAATGCTGTGGTATGTAGGAATAAAAAAGGTTGTTATTCAAGGAGGATAAGATGGTTATTTCCCATTATCTAGAGCTATATCTTTGTTTCGTATCTCAACACTTAAAGAAAATATTAGAATATAGGTTAAGCTTTTTTATTGGCATAATCCCTTTTATTCTCCTGCAGTTATTGCCAATAATTATTATCTGGGCTATCTTCAAAAAAGTGCCACATATAGCAGGATTTAATTTTAACGAGGTGCTATTCATTTATGGATTGGGAATTATCTGTTATGCCTTTGGAAGAATGTTATTTTCTAACTTAAACGACTTCGGATATCAATACATTATTAAAGGTGGATTGGATACCGTGTTAATCAAACCCATAAATCCTTTATTTTATATTGTTGCGAGTGATTTTTCAGAAAAAGAAATAGGGGAGTTATTAGTTGGGATAATTTTGATAATAAAGTCTATTATTGGTTTAGAGATACATCCTGGTATATTAGAATTTTTTGCCCTTCTTTATTTTCTCATAAATGGAATAATAATCTATGGGTCAATAAATTTAATTGCCGTTATTATATGTTTCTGGACAAAAGATCCAAGAGGATTAACCAGTCCAATAATGAGGATTCAAGAATTTTCCCAATATCCAGTAACCATCTATGGAAAAGCAGTAAGATTTATTATTACATGGATAATCCCTTTTGCATTTATAACCTTTTTCCCTGCAGTTTTTTTTATTCGGAGGGAAGAATTTGGTGGATACATCCTTTGTCTCCCTTTAATAGGAATAATCTTTCCCCTCATAGCTTATTTATTATGGTTAAAAGGATTATCAAAATATGAAAGTAGCGGAACCTGAAAAGACTGGTATTTTTAGAATGATAGTAAAAGGAAAAAGCATGGAACCTGCAATTATGGAAAATACTAATGTCATAGTGGAGAAAGCTCATCCTTTTTCTATTAAAAGAGGCGATGTAGTGGTTTTTAAATGGGGCAAAAAGATAATCATTCATAGAATAATTGGGATTCATAAGATCAACAAAGATTTATTCTTTGTGGAAAAAGGGGATAATTTACCATTTATAAGTATATTTCCTCAAGAAGCTCTTATTGGAAAAGTTTGTGGAGTAGAAAATAGAGAGGTAATAAATTTATATAGTAAAAATTTTGTCAATACTTACTTAGTGCTTACATATTTTTTATTTAAAAGTTTCCAAATTATGCAACGATTATCAAATAAAGTAAATAAAAAATTAGGAGATATCGTTTTTAATGCTTATTTTATTCCGTTTCGCTTTTTTCTATATTTTATAAGTTACATTCAACAGAGGAATTCGTAACCTCCTATTTCCCATTACACTAATATAGGAATTAACTTTTTCTAAGTGATAGGAATTTGATAATATGTAAAGACGGGCATCCTTTAATAGATTGACAGGTATGTTATACTGATATAACAAAATCTAAAATAAAAGTAACTATTCAGCCACTGATTAACACGGATTAGCACGGATAAATACAGAGGTCAGAAGATATAGCAGTTATTAGTCAAAACTTTGCTTAGAATTAAATACTCGTAACTACTCGTAGTGAATTAACAAGTTATGCACAAACCATTACTACACTATGTCAAATTAGTGCTATAACTCTCTATATTTTTAGACAATTATGTCCATTTGGCTTGCCTTCTCCCATTTCTTATGATAAAAATGGAAAAAAATAGAATGTGAAAATTCTACCTCATCCTTCATTTAATGTCCCATCGGGACAACATATCGGTAGAAATAAATATCATCCAAATAATGTCCCATAGGGACAATATATCGGTAAATGGCTTTCCACAAATTTTCTACCAATATATCGTTCCTACGGAACTGATTGATTTGTCTATCTATTCCTACCGATATTATGTTCCTAACGGAACGATTATTCTCATGCCTTATTTATGGGTATTATCCTATGTAAACTTCCAGTTAATAACCGCTATATCAACCATCAACTATCAACAATACTAATGTGAACTTTTGGTTAATACTTACTATAATATTGTTATATCTACTTAGAGAACGCTCTAATAGTTACCTTTCGACTAACTGTTTTTAAGCCTTTTTAAACACCGAAAAACGCGAAAAACACGAAAAAAAATATTTTTCTCTCTGCGAACTCTTGCGTCTCTGCGGTAAATTACCACTTGAACGGTTGCCCGATTGACAGGGGAATACTCATAAGCATTTCCCCAATTCTCTCTTAACTATCTCTGGATTCAAATATACATAGTCTCCTTTTTTTAATTTATCTAATTTAAAAGGGCCAAATTGAATTCTTTTCAGGTTTAAAACACTATGGTTAATCATTTCTCCCATTCTGCGAATCTGTCGTTTTTTACCTTCTCTAATAGTTATTTTTAGAATAGTATTTTCCTTTAATTTTTTTTCTACAACTACTTGCGCCGGAAGTGTTTTTTCCACTGAACTCAGCCTGATTCCTTTTCTTAATCGAATTATATCACTTTCTTCAACTCTCCCTTTAAATTTAACTAAATAAGTTTTTGGGATTTTATACCTGGGATGAATAAGTTTATTGGCTAACTCACCATCATTAGTTAAAAATAATAATCCTTCAGAATTATAATCAAGTCTGCCAACTGGATAAACTCTTTCTTTTACTCCTTTTAAAAGCAAAGAGATAGTAGGTCTTCCTTGCGGGTCAAAAAGTGTGGTTACATATCCTTTGGGTTTATTTAAGAGAAGACAAACCTTTGTCTCTAATTTAATTGGTTTCCCATCAAATTCTACTTTATCGATTTTGGGGTTAATTTTTACCCCCAGTTTTTTGATTAATTGACCATTAACACGGATGCGTCCTGATAGGATTAGTTCTTCACAACTTCTTCGAGAACCAAGCCCGGCTCTGGCTAAAATCTTTTGTAGTCTTTCCATAATTAATAGGTAATCAGTAAAATCGGGTGGTGTCTGAAAATAACTCTAATAGTGAAATCTATGCAGATTTGGTGTAAAAAAGGATTTCATCCAAAGATCAAAATGCAAAAAGCAAATATAAAAATTACATATCAAAATGTAAAATTATCTCTTTCCTTTCAGCGTTAAAATAGAAGTCCTTTTGGGTTGGGACGGTTCACTTTTGTTTGAAAGATTGCAGTTAGAAAATGAAGTTAAAATTGGAAATTCGAAATTAGAAATTAGGGAAGGAAGTAAAAGCCCAATTTCTAATTTCCAATTTCAACTTTCTGTGAACGCTTACAAGTGACATTCGAAAGAAATCATAGGAAAAACGATAAAAGGAACCGTCCCGTCCTTTTTGAAATTTGATTTGTAATTTTGCATTTTGCTATTTGCTATTTGATATTTATTTGTTGTCTCTCCCAAATCCTATTTTGCAGAACCCTATACACTATTTTAACCTTTATGCTAGATTAAGACACCATCGTAAATCGTGGTTCGGGGAATCTTTTATTCCCGAACCCCGAACCCCCAATCCCGAATCCCTTTCTTATATCTCTTCTAACTCCTCTAATAACAACTTATTAGAGACATTTAATCTTTTTATTCGCTTCATATATTTTTGCCAGGTATGTTCCTGATTTAACTCTTGATATATTTTTTTCACCTGCTGACAATATTCCTTCGCTATCTTATAATCATCTTTTCGTCTTAAACCTATGTAGTAACTAATGAGTCTTTTAAATAATCTAATTGCCTGTGTTGGTTTTTTAGTCATTGCTTGTTGGGCAACATTTTTTATATCGGTTACACGTTGATTGGGCAGCAACGCAATTTTAATCGCTGAATCAATCTCATTCTCATAAAGAAGTATTTCTATAAGAAGTGGATATTTTTTTGCCTTTCCTAAAAATAATAAAAGGTTATTTCTAATCTCCTGCCATTGCTTCAATTCACCAAACAAAGCCTTCATTTTCTTGTAGGATTCTAAGTCATCTTGCTCTTTGAAAATATCAAAATGAAGATTTAACGCCTCATCACGCATATTTGCCTTTTCATACAGGCTAACTAACTTCTTTTTTAAAATTATCCGTGGGTATTTTTCATATTTATCAATTGCCTTTTGATACCATTGAATTGCCTCATTTATCTTTCCTGATTGTTGTAATTTATCACATAATCGAATACAGTTTTTCCAATTATCAAGGTTATTCATACAAACTTCAAGGTATCTATCATTATCACCCTTCTTATTATAAAGTTCTAACAAAAATTCTATTATATCTTCTTTCAGGTTATCTTGTTTTAATTCAGAAAGTTTTGTTAATAATATTCGCTCTAAAGTAACATAATCATCTTGCGTCTGGCATTGCTTTATAACCAATTCTAAAATAGATGTGGCAAATCCACCTTTATCGCTGAGATAAAGTTCAATAAAATCATTAAAAAATAGTTGTTTTTGGGGGATGGTGAATTTTAAACAATCATCAAGGCATTCCTCAATGAATTCAGCAAACAAACCGTCTATATCATAAGTTTTTTTATAATTATGGATAGATTGGTAGATAATAGATTGTAATATTTTCAATCTCATTTGAGGCTCATAATTCTTTGTCGTATTCCTAATTTCTTTCAATTTAGTTAAAAGGTTACAAAGTTGTTGATAACTTTGTATTTCAAATTCCAACGGCAGAATTGCCTGTTCACCATATCTCCTATTCTCACTTACCTTTTCAGGAATATCAAGATTTAAGGTAGAAATTAAAGAGGGTTCTTTTTTAATCATTTTTAACAACAAATCTATCAATTCTTCTTTTTTCTTCC
This bacterium DNA region includes the following protein-coding sequences:
- a CDS encoding ATP-binding cassette domain-containing protein, with product MIVAKDISKSFKIPLKKEGLFGAILGLFSRKYILKEAIKSISFSIEQGQIVGIIGPNGAGKSTLIKMLSGILIPDKGEIKSMGFIPYKERRRYTQNIGVVFGQRSQLWWDLPVCESYTLLQKIYRIDTHTFNTRLEELSELLEVKKLLYQPVRTLSLGEKMRCEIIASLLHKPRVLFLDEPTIGLDIIAKTKIRDFIKEWNRKSDCIVILTTHDLSDVQDICRRIIIIDEGNIVFDGNLDTVVKRFSNFRRLIVNFSQDNVSIEKIYQSFGGDKKISIKELEITEEDNNFLIKFSDANNSIISLIDNLFNNFSVCDVKIQQPSIETVIRLIYEKKVDLNS
- a CDS encoding ABC-2 family transporter protein → MMDVYVEFAKKSFQRLLAYRMSMVFRLCGFLVSLFVVYYLWKAIFTTSSVIEGYSFKMMITYLILSFAINALYDLPAEHELADKIIQGEIAMDLTKPIDLQRIFFAQSVGISINQLITYNIAFLIVTAFLFKIEPPCSMIGFVFFIISLLVGFIIMTAIGFITGTICFWTRDAWGIFFVKTALLIFFSGALIPLHFLPKWLENIAMILPFHGIIYTPISIYLGTISDYGVINLLLNQTIGAILLISLGKMLWYVGIKKVVIQGG
- a CDS encoding ABC-2 family transporter protein; translated protein: MVISHYLELYLCFVSQHLKKILEYRLSFFIGIIPFILLQLLPIIIIWAIFKKVPHIAGFNFNEVLFIYGLGIICYAFGRMLFSNLNDFGYQYIIKGGLDTVLIKPINPLFYIVASDFSEKEIGELLVGIILIIKSIIGLEIHPGILEFFALLYFLINGIIIYGSINLIAVIICFWTKDPRGLTSPIMRIQEFSQYPVTIYGKAVRFIITWIIPFAFITFFPAVFFIRREEFGGYILCLPLIGIIFPLIAYLLWLKGLSKYESSGT
- a CDS encoding signal peptidase I, with product MKVAEPEKTGIFRMIVKGKSMEPAIMENTNVIVEKAHPFSIKRGDVVVFKWGKKIIIHRIIGIHKINKDLFFVEKGDNLPFISIFPQEALIGKVCGVENREVINLYSKNFVNTYLVLTYFLFKSFQIMQRLSNKVNKKLGDIVFNAYFIPFRFFLYFISYIQQRNS
- a CDS encoding pseudouridine synthase, whose protein sequence is MERLQKILARAGLGSRRSCEELILSGRIRVNGQLIKKLGVKINPKIDKVEFDGKPIKLETKVCLLLNKPKGYVTTLFDPQGRPTISLLLKGVKERVYPVGRLDYNSEGLLFLTNDGELANKLIHPRYKIPKTYLVKFKGRVEESDIIRLRKGIRLSSVEKTLPAQVVVEKKLKENTILKITIREGKKRQIRRMGEMINHSVLNLKRIQFGPFKLDKLKKGDYVYLNPEIVKRELGKCL
- a CDS encoding SWIM zinc finger family protein, encoding MEVTSLLDINERIMKKLATSATLARGLAFFTEGKVINSIVFGQTLRGEVIGSGLSNYIASVEIKNKRLNASCNCPSKEPLCRHSAALLYAWLKSKEKFKEITKIEASLGRKKKEELIDLLLKMIKKEPSLISTLNLDIPEKVSENRRYGEQAILPLEFEIQSYQQLCNLLTKLKEIRNTTKNYEPQMRLKILQSIIYQSIHNYKKTYDIDGLFAEFIEECLDDCLKFTIPQKQLFFNDFIELYLSDKGGFATSILELVIKQCQTQDDYVTLERILLTKLSELKQDNLKEDIIEFLLELYNKKGDNDRYLEVCMNNLDNWKNCIRLCDKLQQSGKINEAIQWYQKAIDKYEKYPRIILKKKLVSLYEKANMRDEALNLHFDIFKEQDDLESYKKMKALFGELKQWQEIRNNLLLFLGKAKKYPLLIEILLYENEIDSAIKIALLPNQRVTDIKNVAQQAMTKKPTQAIRLFKRLISYYIGLRRKDDYKIAKEYCQQVKKIYQELNQEHTWQKYMKRIKRLNVSNKLLLEELEEI